One Sodalis praecaptivus DNA segment encodes these proteins:
- the xylA gene encoding xylose isomerase produces MSHYFDNIDKIRYEGPQSTNPFAYRHYNADERVLGKRMEDHLRLAVCYWHSFCWGGTDMFGTGAFERPWQQQGDALAMARLKADVAFEFFSKLGVPYYCFHDVDVSPEGGSLAVYRHNLATMTDVLAQKQQQTGVKLLWGTANCFSHPRYGAGAATNPDPAVFAWAAAQVNGAMEATKTLGGENYVLWGGREGYETLLNTDLRQEREQIGRFMRMVVEHKHKIGFQGALLIEPKPQEPTKHQYDYDVATVYGFLKQFGLEKEIRVNVEANHATLAGHSFHHEIATAIALGVLGSIDANRGDPQSGWDTDQFPNSVEENTLVMYELLKAGGFSTGGMNFDAKVRRQSTDRYDLFHGHIGGIDTLALALKKAARMIEDGRLDEWVKQRYAGWNEDLGQRILQGNLSLADLARYADEQGLAPVHRSGRQELLENIVNQALFD; encoded by the coding sequence ATGTCCCACTATTTCGACAACATTGACAAAATCCGTTACGAGGGCCCGCAAAGCACCAATCCCTTCGCCTACCGCCACTATAATGCCGATGAGCGGGTGCTGGGGAAACGGATGGAGGATCACCTGCGGCTGGCGGTGTGTTACTGGCACAGCTTCTGCTGGGGCGGTACCGATATGTTCGGCACCGGCGCTTTCGAGCGTCCGTGGCAGCAGCAAGGGGACGCGTTGGCGATGGCGCGGCTAAAAGCGGATGTCGCGTTTGAATTTTTCAGTAAGCTCGGCGTGCCCTATTACTGTTTCCACGACGTGGACGTCTCGCCGGAGGGCGGTTCGCTCGCGGTGTACCGCCATAATCTGGCGACGATGACCGATGTACTGGCGCAAAAACAGCAGCAGACCGGCGTAAAATTGCTTTGGGGTACCGCCAACTGTTTTAGCCATCCGCGCTACGGCGCCGGCGCCGCGACCAATCCCGATCCGGCGGTGTTCGCCTGGGCGGCGGCGCAGGTCAACGGCGCCATGGAAGCGACCAAAACGCTGGGCGGCGAGAATTACGTGTTGTGGGGCGGCCGTGAAGGTTATGAAACGTTGCTCAACACCGATTTACGTCAAGAAAGGGAACAGATCGGCCGCTTCATGCGCATGGTGGTGGAACACAAACATAAAATCGGTTTTCAGGGCGCGCTGTTAATTGAACCAAAGCCCCAGGAGCCGACCAAGCACCAGTATGATTATGATGTCGCCACCGTGTACGGCTTTCTTAAGCAGTTCGGACTGGAGAAAGAAATACGGGTCAATGTCGAGGCCAACCACGCCACCCTGGCGGGTCACTCTTTCCACCATGAGATCGCCACCGCCATCGCGCTGGGCGTTTTGGGCTCCATTGACGCCAACCGCGGCGATCCCCAGTCAGGGTGGGATACCGATCAATTTCCCAATAGCGTGGAAGAGAACACCCTGGTGATGTATGAGTTGCTCAAGGCCGGCGGGTTTTCTACCGGCGGCATGAATTTCGACGCCAAAGTGCGGCGCCAAAGCACCGATCGCTACGATCTGTTCCATGGCCATATCGGCGGCATCGATACCTTGGCATTGGCGCTGAAAAAAGCGGCCAGAATGATAGAAGACGGCCGCCTGGATGAGTGGGTCAAACAGCGTTATGCCGGCTGGAATGAGGATCTCGGCCAGCGCATTTTACAGGGCAACCTCTCGCTAGCGGATCTGGCCCGCTACGCCGATGAGCAGGGGCTGGCGCCGGTCCATCGCAGCGGCCGGCAGGAACTGCTGGAGAACATCGTTAATCAGGCGTTATTTGACTAA
- the xylB gene encoding xylulokinase: MYIGIDLGTSGVKAILLSEDQRILASHSEPLRVSRPHPLWSEQDPEIWWQATDTALRALAANHSLRGVKAVGLSGQMHGATLLDKRQRVLRPAILWNDGRSYAQCQALEAAVPASRRITGNLMMPGFTAPKLRWVAEQEPDIFRQIDKVLLPKDYLRLRMTGDFATDMSDAAGTLWLDVGRRDWNEALLAACGLDRTAMPALFEGCQITGTLRASLAARWQMPAVPVVAGGGDNAAGAIGVGIYRQGQAMLSLGTSGVYFAVSNGFLSNPEQAVHSFCHALPDTWHLMSVMLSAASCLDWAARLTGLNNVPALLAAAAGADDNAPPVWFLPYLSGERTPHNNPAATGAFWGLTHQHGPSEIARAVVEGVSFGLADGMDVLHATGLRPASVTLIGGGARSHWWRQLLADVCGQQLDYRTGGDVGPALGAARLALIGLHPGEPLENWLTPLPLEASYVPEAAHHQRYQTKRRLFADLYRQLAALRP; encoded by the coding sequence ATGTATATCGGCATCGATTTAGGCACCTCCGGCGTGAAAGCTATCCTGCTCAGTGAGGATCAGCGCATCCTCGCCAGCCACAGCGAACCGCTACGAGTGTCACGTCCGCATCCACTGTGGTCGGAGCAAGATCCAGAAATTTGGTGGCAGGCCACCGATACGGCGCTGCGCGCTCTGGCCGCTAACCATAGCCTGCGCGGGGTGAAAGCGGTGGGGTTGAGTGGCCAGATGCACGGCGCGACCCTGCTGGACAAGCGGCAACGGGTGCTGCGACCGGCGATTTTATGGAACGACGGCCGCAGTTATGCCCAATGCCAAGCGCTGGAGGCGGCGGTCCCGGCCTCACGGCGCATTACCGGCAACCTGATGATGCCGGGTTTCACCGCGCCCAAATTACGCTGGGTGGCGGAACAGGAGCCGGATATTTTCCGCCAAATAGATAAGGTTTTACTGCCAAAAGATTACCTACGCTTGCGCATGACCGGCGATTTCGCCACCGACATGTCCGACGCGGCGGGGACCTTATGGTTGGACGTTGGCCGGCGGGACTGGAACGAGGCGCTGCTGGCGGCCTGCGGCCTGGACCGCACGGCTATGCCAGCGCTGTTTGAAGGCTGCCAGATCACCGGCACGCTGCGCGCCAGTCTGGCTGCACGCTGGCAAATGCCGGCGGTACCGGTGGTGGCGGGAGGCGGCGACAATGCGGCGGGCGCCATCGGCGTCGGCATTTACCGTCAGGGTCAGGCGATGCTCTCCCTCGGCACCTCCGGCGTGTATTTTGCCGTCAGCAACGGTTTTTTAAGTAATCCTGAACAGGCGGTACACAGTTTTTGTCATGCGCTGCCGGATACCTGGCATTTGATGTCGGTAATGTTGAGCGCCGCGTCGTGCCTCGACTGGGCTGCCAGGCTAACCGGCCTGAATAACGTGCCGGCCCTGCTAGCCGCCGCCGCCGGCGCGGACGATAACGCACCGCCGGTGTGGTTCCTGCCCTACCTTTCCGGCGAACGCACGCCCCATAACAATCCCGCCGCCACCGGCGCTTTTTGGGGGTTGACTCACCAACACGGGCCGTCGGAGATTGCCCGGGCGGTAGTGGAAGGCGTCAGTTTCGGCCTGGCGGACGGTATGGATGTCCTGCACGCAACCGGATTACGGCCGGCATCGGTGACGCTTATCGGCGGCGGGGCGCGCAGTCATTGGTGGCGACAGCTGTTGGCGGATGTCTGTGGACAGCAGTTGGATTACCGCACCGGCGGCGATGTGGGACCGGCGCTCGGCGCCGCGCGCCTGGCGCTTATCGGCCTGCATCCCGGCGAGCCGCTGGAGAATTGGCTGACGCCGCTGCCGCTGGAAGCCAGCTATGTGCCGGAGGCGGCGCATCATCAGCGTTATCAAACGAAGCGACGGCTATTCGCTGACCTCTACCGGCAACTGGCGGCGCTGCGCCCCTAG
- the xylR gene encoding D-xylose utilization transcriptional activator XylR (D-xylose enhances binding of XylR to the xyl promoter and activates transcription.), with translation MFDKRYRITLLFNANKVYDRQVVEGVGEYLQASQCDWDIFIEEDFRCRINGVDEWLGDGVIADYDDRAIEHFLSGVAVPVVGVGGSYQHDEDYPPVPYIATDNYALVASAFNHLKEKGLSRFAFYGLPASSGKRWSIEREQAYRQLTANEYYQPVVYQGMETTADNWQHAQNRLADWVQSLPPQTGIIAVTDARARHLLQVCEHLNIAVPETLCVIGIDNEELARCLSRVPLSSVAQGTRQMGYQAAKLLHQLLNNAHQPLARINVPPVRVVERRSTDFRSLNDPAVIQAMHYIRYNACKGIKVEQVLDAVGMSRSNLEKRFKDETGNTIHNMIHQERLNSARNLLTSTSLTINEVSQMCGYPSLQYFYLVFKKAFDTTPKEYRQRQGETAFGSP, from the coding sequence ATGTTTGACAAGCGTTATCGCATCACATTGTTGTTTAACGCCAACAAAGTGTACGACCGGCAAGTGGTTGAAGGCGTTGGCGAGTACCTCCAGGCATCGCAGTGCGATTGGGATATTTTTATCGAAGAAGACTTCCGTTGCCGCATCAACGGCGTGGACGAATGGCTGGGAGACGGGGTGATCGCCGATTACGACGACCGCGCCATCGAGCACTTTCTGAGCGGCGTAGCGGTGCCGGTGGTGGGCGTCGGCGGCTCTTATCAGCACGACGAGGATTATCCGCCGGTACCTTACATCGCCACCGACAATTACGCACTGGTCGCCAGCGCATTTAATCACTTAAAAGAAAAGGGCCTTAGCCGATTCGCCTTTTACGGCCTGCCCGCCAGCAGCGGGAAACGCTGGTCCATTGAGCGGGAACAGGCATACCGCCAGTTGACCGCTAACGAATATTATCAGCCGGTGGTCTATCAAGGCATGGAAACTACCGCCGACAACTGGCAGCACGCGCAGAACAGACTCGCCGACTGGGTACAGTCGCTGCCGCCGCAGACGGGGATCATCGCCGTTACCGATGCCCGCGCCCGCCATTTATTGCAGGTGTGCGAACATCTCAACATCGCCGTGCCGGAAACGCTGTGCGTTATCGGCATCGACAATGAGGAGTTGGCCCGCTGTCTGTCGCGGGTCCCGCTCTCCTCGGTAGCCCAAGGGACGCGGCAAATGGGGTACCAGGCGGCCAAATTGCTGCATCAACTGCTGAATAACGCCCACCAGCCCCTCGCGCGCATCAACGTGCCGCCGGTACGCGTAGTGGAACGTCGTTCGACGGATTTCCGTTCGCTGAACGACCCGGCGGTGATCCAGGCCATGCATTACATCCGCTATAACGCCTGCAAGGGCATCAAAGTGGAGCAGGTGCTGGATGCGGTGGGCATGTCGCGCTCCAATCTGGAAAAACGCTTCAAGGATGAAACCGGTAACACTATTCATAATATGATCCACCAAGAACGGCTCAACAGCGCCCGTAATTTGCTGACCTCCACCTCGTTGACGATCAATGAGGTGTCGCAAATGTGCGGCTATCCTTCGCTGCAATATTTCTACCTGGTGTTTAAAAAAGCGTTCGATACCACGCCAAAAGAGTACCGCCAGCGCCAGGGGGAAACCGCTTTCGGATCCCCCTGA
- the mgtA gene encoding magnesium-translocating P-type ATPase: MKMTHTKLDAARDLAIASAQAQSLETTLARLHTQRSGLTDDEAEQRLLDYGENRVATEKAPPALIQLLGAFNNPFIWVLIVLAAISFVTDYWLPLRQGDDTDLTGVAIMLLMVTLSGMLRFWQEYRTNKAAEMLKTLVRTTATVIRRATPSGRPEKKEIALEEVVPGDIIFLSAGDMVPADVRLLKSRDLFVSQTALSGEAIPVEKYDLLANVSAKESQASGDAGDLLSQPGICLMGTNVTSGSASAVVVATGSATWFGTLAKSVVGRRPQTAFDRGVNSVSWLLIRFMLIMVPIVLFLNGFTKGDWTDALMFALAVAVGLTPEMLPMIVSSNLAKGAIAMSRRKVVVKRLNAIQNFGAMDVLCTDKTGTLTRDEIILEQHLDINGHNDDRVLRMAWLNSHHQSGIKNLMDRAIIHFGSDNPAIAGLQRYRKIDELPFDFERRRLSIVVADEDGQQTLICKGAVDEMLAVSRYWMEGDELRALDQAARDRWLSRVENYNQQGFRVLMVAMRRLEDGTLAAPLCADDERELVILGLLTFLDPPKESAAEAISALQANGVSVKVLTGDNAVITGKICRDVGLAPGTPLCGGDLAKLNDDELARAVETTTVFCRLTPQQKSRVVQALQGNAHTVGFLGDGINDAPALHHADIGISVDSAADIAKESADIILLEKNLLVLEEGVIKGRETFGNIIKYLNLTASSNFGNVFSVLVASAFLPFLPMLAIHLLIQNLMYDISQLALPWDKMDKEFLRQPRKWDAKNIGRFMLWMGPTSSIFDIATFWLMWQVFGANTAAHQSLFQSGWFIEGLLSQTLVVHMLRTQKIPFIQRRAALPVMLMTLLIMAAGIAIPFSPLGQAVGLVALPWQYFPWLVALLLGYCLLAQGVKQLYIRRFGQWF, encoded by the coding sequence ATGAAAATGACACATACCAAATTAGATGCCGCCCGTGACCTGGCTATCGCCAGCGCGCAGGCGCAGAGCCTGGAGACGACGCTGGCGCGCCTGCATACGCAGCGCAGCGGATTGACCGATGATGAAGCCGAGCAACGTTTGCTCGACTACGGCGAAAACCGCGTAGCGACCGAGAAGGCGCCGCCGGCGCTCATTCAGTTGCTTGGCGCATTTAATAATCCCTTTATTTGGGTACTTATCGTGCTGGCGGCCATCAGTTTTGTTACCGATTATTGGCTGCCGCTGCGCCAAGGCGACGACACCGATCTCACCGGCGTCGCCATTATGCTGTTGATGGTGACGCTTAGCGGAATGTTGCGCTTTTGGCAGGAGTATCGCACCAATAAAGCCGCGGAGATGCTGAAAACGCTGGTGCGCACCACGGCAACGGTAATCCGGCGCGCGACGCCCTCGGGCCGGCCGGAAAAGAAAGAGATCGCGCTGGAGGAGGTGGTACCGGGTGACATTATTTTCCTGTCGGCGGGGGATATGGTACCCGCGGATGTGCGATTACTGAAATCGCGGGATCTTTTTGTCAGCCAGACGGCGCTGAGCGGTGAAGCGATTCCCGTTGAAAAGTATGATCTTCTGGCCAACGTCAGCGCGAAAGAAAGCCAGGCGTCCGGCGACGCGGGTGATCTGTTGAGTCAGCCGGGGATTTGCCTGATGGGCACGAATGTGACCAGCGGCAGCGCCAGTGCGGTGGTGGTGGCGACTGGGTCGGCGACCTGGTTCGGTACGCTGGCGAAATCGGTCGTCGGCCGTCGGCCGCAAACCGCCTTCGATCGCGGCGTTAACAGCGTAAGCTGGTTACTGATCCGGTTCATGCTGATCATGGTGCCTATCGTGCTGTTCTTGAATGGGTTCACCAAGGGCGACTGGACCGATGCTCTGATGTTTGCCTTAGCGGTGGCGGTGGGGCTAACACCGGAAATGCTGCCGATGATCGTAAGCTCCAACCTGGCGAAAGGGGCGATTGCCATGTCGCGGCGTAAGGTGGTGGTCAAGCGCCTTAACGCTATTCAGAACTTTGGCGCCATGGATGTGCTGTGTACCGACAAAACGGGGACATTGACCCGGGATGAAATCATCCTTGAGCAGCATCTGGACATCAACGGCCATAATGACGACCGCGTACTGCGGATGGCCTGGCTGAATAGCCATCACCAGAGCGGTATCAAAAACCTGATGGACCGGGCCATCATACATTTCGGCAGCGACAATCCCGCCATCGCCGGCCTGCAGCGCTATCGCAAAATCGATGAATTGCCGTTTGATTTTGAACGCCGCCGGTTGTCCATCGTCGTCGCCGATGAGGACGGTCAGCAGACGCTGATTTGCAAAGGGGCGGTGGATGAAATGCTAGCGGTATCCCGCTACTGGATGGAAGGCGATGAGCTGCGGGCGTTGGATCAGGCGGCCCGCGACCGCTGGCTCAGCCGGGTGGAGAACTATAACCAACAGGGATTTCGCGTGCTGATGGTGGCGATGCGCCGGTTGGAAGACGGGACGCTGGCCGCGCCCTTATGCGCAGACGATGAGCGTGAGCTGGTCATTCTTGGGCTGCTGACATTCCTGGATCCGCCCAAAGAAAGCGCCGCCGAAGCCATTAGCGCGCTGCAAGCTAACGGCGTGTCGGTGAAAGTGCTCACCGGTGATAATGCGGTGATTACCGGCAAGATTTGCCGCGATGTCGGGCTGGCGCCCGGGACACCGTTATGCGGCGGCGATCTCGCTAAGCTTAACGATGACGAACTGGCGCGCGCGGTGGAAACCACCACCGTCTTTTGCCGTCTCACGCCCCAGCAGAAATCCCGGGTGGTACAAGCGCTACAGGGTAATGCTCATACCGTGGGCTTTCTGGGCGACGGGATCAATGACGCGCCGGCGTTGCACCACGCGGATATCGGCATCTCGGTGGATAGCGCCGCCGATATCGCCAAGGAATCGGCAGATATCATTCTGCTGGAGAAAAATCTTCTGGTATTGGAAGAGGGGGTTATCAAAGGGCGGGAAACCTTTGGCAATATTATTAAATACCTGAATCTAACGGCCAGCTCCAATTTCGGCAATGTGTTTTCGGTTTTGGTGGCCAGCGCTTTCCTGCCGTTTCTGCCGATGTTGGCGATTCATTTACTGATTCAGAATCTGATGTACGACATTTCCCAATTGGCGCTGCCGTGGGACAAGATGGATAAGGAATTTCTGCGCCAGCCGCGTAAATGGGATGCCAAAAACATCGGGCGTTTCATGCTGTGGATGGGGCCGACGTCATCGATTTTTGATATAGCCACGTTTTGGTTGATGTGGCAGGTGTTTGGCGCCAATACGGCGGCGCATCAGTCGCTGTTTCAATCCGGCTGGTTCATCGAGGGGCTATTGTCGCAAACGCTGGTAGTGCATATGCTGCGCACGCAGAAAATCCCGTTCATTCAGCGCCGCGCCGCGCTGCCGGTGATGCTGATGACCCTGCTAATCATGGCGGCGGGCATCGCTATTCCCTTCTCGCCATTGGGACAGGCGGTCGGGCTGGTAGCGTTGCCGTGGCAGTATTTCCCGTGGCTGGTCGCTCTCCTGCTGGGTTACTGCCTGCTGGCGCAGGGGGTGAAACAGCTGTATATCCGCCGTTTCGGCCAGTGGTTCTGA